A part of Limihaloglobus sulfuriphilus genomic DNA contains:
- the mtaB gene encoding tRNA (N(6)-L-threonylcarbamoyladenosine(37)-C(2))-methylthiotransferase MtaB, with amino-acid sequence MNTYYVTTLGCKVNQYESRQIAQLLSNYGLKPVKFVQSPDIAVIHTCCVTHTASSKSRQLIRKIKRQNPDCTVIVTGCLTSVDTGEADNIGDGIIMLDRSVNLPDYLEKLLKNKKNQADSSNPVSKTANDDKIKDKDDKITDKNDDFHLDDPLGLGSVTTFGSHSRAFLKIQDGCDGFCSYCIIPHIRKKLWSNPPEMVEKEARAMVAAGHKEIVLTGIYLSAYMQETVKRKRWDTSRSLELVSLIERLVRIDGLMRLRLSSLEPGDITEPMIECFVKYPNLVPHLHLSLQSGSDRILRRMNRQYRTDEFLETVERLNNALDRPAITTDLIVGFPGETEFDFDQSMEISRQAGFAKIHVFGFSKRRGTPAAKMQDQIETHVIKERVRRLSELDKELQQKFRRQFAGEEINIIVENTKKQTGRCERYFEVNYHTKHHQLPPKKGDFLRLRLKNNCIDAEIL; translated from the coding sequence ATGAATACATATTATGTTACAACACTTGGCTGTAAAGTCAATCAATACGAAAGCCGACAGATAGCACAGCTGTTATCTAATTACGGCTTAAAGCCTGTAAAGTTCGTACAGTCGCCCGATATCGCGGTAATTCATACCTGCTGCGTTACCCATACCGCCTCATCAAAGAGCCGGCAGCTTATAAGAAAGATTAAACGCCAAAATCCCGATTGCACAGTTATAGTCACGGGCTGCCTTACAAGTGTCGATACCGGCGAGGCAGACAACATCGGTGACGGCATAATCATGCTCGACAGATCGGTTAATCTTCCAGATTACCTGGAAAAACTGCTAAAAAATAAAAAAAATCAGGCAGATTCTTCCAATCCCGTAAGTAAAACCGCAAACGACGATAAAATCAAGGATAAAGACGATAAAATCACAGATAAAAATGATGATTTTCATCTTGATGACCCGCTGGGTCTGGGCTCTGTCACAACTTTTGGCTCCCACTCCAGGGCTTTTCTTAAGATTCAGGACGGCTGCGACGGGTTCTGCAGTTACTGTATAATACCGCATATACGCAAAAAATTGTGGTCAAATCCGCCGGAAATGGTTGAAAAAGAAGCCAGGGCCATGGTCGCGGCGGGGCATAAGGAAATTGTCTTAACCGGAATATACTTAAGTGCTTACATGCAGGAAACCGTTAAACGAAAACGCTGGGACACTTCGCGGAGCCTGGAGCTGGTTTCACTTATCGAGAGGCTTGTGCGGATAGATGGGCTGATGCGGCTTAGGCTAAGCTCGCTTGAGCCGGGAGACATAACAGAGCCTATGATAGAATGTTTCGTGAAATATCCAAATCTCGTCCCGCATCTGCATCTTTCACTTCAGTCGGGCTCGGATCGCATTTTAAGGCGAATGAACCGCCAATACAGGACAGATGAGTTCTTAGAGACGGTTGAACGGCTCAACAATGCTCTTGACCGGCCGGCAATAACAACTGATTTAATTGTCGGTTTTCCTGGTGAGACGGAATTTGACTTTGACCAGTCAATGGAAATATCGCGGCAGGCGGGCTTTGCCAAGATTCATGTTTTCGGTTTCTCAAAACGCAGAGGCACGCCGGCAGCAAAGATGCAAGACCAGATAGAGACACATGTTATAAAAGAACGAGTTCGCCGGCTAAGCGAGCTTGACAAAGAGCTGCAGCAGAAATTCCGGCGTCAGTTCGCGGGCGAGGAAATAAACATTATTGTGGAAAATACCAAAAAACAGACCGGTCGCTGTGAAAGGTATTTTGAAGTGAATTACCACACAAAACACCATCAGCTCCCGCCAAAAAAAGGTGATTTTCTGCGTCTGCGGCTGAAAAATAACTGTATAGATGCCGAGATTCTGTAA
- the dnaG gene encoding DNA primase: protein MDNLSRDNLKERIRNAPGNDIVSVISEHLDLQRKGSTYVGLCPFHPDTHPSMSVNPNMQIFKCFACGAGGDVFKFLQMRENLTFPQALERLGLRAGIEVNFRPKREPRTAASDPNMLLRVNNWAQRYFRQKFLDKTLGETAREYCRQRELGDELIEQWGLGYCPDSWDDMSKAAMKAGISENLLIESGISVKTKNGTLMDNYKHRLIFPIIDTMGNYIGFGGRTLGDDKRKYVNSPANAIFDKSNCVYGLDKARHAVVRDKFAVLVEGYTDVIMSHHFGFDNVVAALGTSVTDGQIRLIKRFAGQVVMLLDSDIAGRAAADRALSVCIRQGVDVKAAFVPDGKDPCEFLLSAGEDAMRDVIDGAVDVFDFKWRHLKEEIEADGSTVEKHSSTVDFLRFVAEALAAGSIDDISRGLLVRRLAGLTGMSVEQINTRLERLSGNAGRNMVQASENRQVKSFKPGNSAMEKAVWEIVEVIINAPSNIDSIREYIEPGKLDDIYLKEVTAALLKLYDAKGCDFTLADLLAEIEETELASFLVKLADEGEKKQFYTERIHSAVELIKYNRKAEAIKSAQASDSDQFMQAIKELKDLHKSNGKNLRLDTLDKW, encoded by the coding sequence TTGGACAATCTTTCTCGTGACAACTTAAAAGAGCGTATAAGAAACGCCCCGGGTAACGACATTGTAAGTGTCATCTCGGAGCATCTTGACCTGCAGCGCAAAGGTTCTACCTACGTGGGCCTTTGTCCGTTCCACCCCGATACGCATCCGAGCATGTCAGTCAACCCGAATATGCAAATCTTCAAGTGTTTTGCGTGCGGGGCGGGCGGCGATGTCTTTAAGTTCCTTCAGATGCGTGAAAATCTCACCTTTCCACAGGCACTCGAGCGGCTTGGGCTTCGGGCTGGAATTGAGGTTAATTTCCGCCCTAAAAGAGAGCCGCGAACAGCTGCTTCTGACCCTAATATGCTTTTACGGGTTAACAACTGGGCGCAGCGATATTTCCGTCAGAAATTCCTTGATAAAACCCTCGGTGAAACGGCAAGAGAGTATTGCCGCCAGAGAGAGCTGGGCGATGAGCTTATTGAGCAGTGGGGCCTTGGCTACTGCCCGGACAGCTGGGACGATATGAGCAAAGCGGCGATGAAAGCGGGTATCAGTGAAAATCTGCTCATAGAGTCGGGTATTTCGGTCAAGACCAAAAACGGCACTTTAATGGATAACTACAAGCACAGGCTGATTTTCCCTATTATCGATACTATGGGTAATTACATTGGTTTCGGCGGCAGGACTCTCGGCGATGACAAGCGTAAATACGTAAATTCACCCGCCAACGCCATATTTGATAAATCGAATTGCGTTTATGGTCTCGACAAGGCCCGCCACGCGGTTGTCAGAGACAAGTTCGCGGTGCTGGTTGAAGGCTACACAGATGTTATCATGTCTCATCATTTCGGGTTTGATAACGTTGTGGCGGCGCTTGGCACCAGCGTTACAGACGGTCAGATCCGGCTTATAAAACGTTTCGCCGGGCAGGTTGTGATGCTGCTCGACAGCGACATTGCAGGGCGTGCCGCGGCGGACAGGGCGTTGAGCGTGTGCATACGCCAGGGGGTTGATGTAAAGGCGGCTTTTGTCCCCGACGGCAAGGATCCGTGTGAATTTCTGCTCTCGGCGGGCGAAGATGCCATGCGTGATGTGATCGACGGGGCGGTTGACGTGTTCGATTTTAAGTGGCGGCATTTAAAAGAGGAGATAGAAGCGGACGGTTCAACCGTTGAGAAACATTCCAGCACGGTTGACTTTCTCAGGTTTGTCGCTGAGGCTCTGGCAGCGGGAAGTATTGACGACATCTCCCGAGGGCTGCTTGTTCGAAGACTTGCCGGTTTGACCGGAATGAGTGTTGAACAGATCAATACGCGTCTTGAGCGGCTCAGCGGCAATGCAGGGCGAAACATGGTTCAGGCCAGTGAAAACCGGCAGGTGAAGAGTTTTAAACCCGGAAACTCTGCGATGGAAAAGGCCGTCTGGGAAATAGTTGAGGTTATTATCAATGCGCCGTCGAACATAGATAGCATCAGAGAGTATATAGAGCCTGGGAAATTAGACGATATTTATTTGAAGGAAGTGACAGCAGCTTTGTTAAAACTTTACGATGCAAAGGGTTGCGATTTTACGCTTGCCGATCTGCTGGCAGAGATTGAAGAGACAGAGCTTGCTTCTTTTTTAGTAAAACTTGCTGATGAGGGCGAAAAGAAACAGTTCTACACCGAAAGGATACACTCGGCAGTAGAGCTTATTAAATATAACAGAAAAGCAGAGGCAATAAAATCAGCCCAGGCCTCTGATTCAGACCAGTTTATGCAGGCGATCAAAGAGCTTAAGGATCTGCATAAGAGTAATGGAAAGAATCTAAGGCTTGATACACTTGATAAATGGTAA
- a CDS encoding AMP-binding protein, translating to MFEKLYKPIFSRLILLLVRVFYRVRRGGETGFSSARGRLIIINHVSIIDFLFVAACCREPVYFAASESIRDHFLSRLLSRFFLFVPGVLGEEEISESAAGEIRSLLKQNRTVCVFAEGSITAMGSLRRFNPDIIELLDGTCSVIVPANIGGIWGSMFSHRRGSPGIKMPRGLRRKVSVFFGPELPADAPLSLIRQKVMELSCLYWDEKKQCRRPLGEMFVRSARHRRRSFAMVDTTGKELNWGRVLTASILLGDKIESMTKEQDKIAIFMPTSIGGALANLAVSLQGKVPVNLNYTASYHARQVAIEECGIKTILTSKLFIRKLGDNFQPHDGMVFLEDIMASISVVDKLKALLKSYFKPARSFGGWGSDFSGDATAAVIYSSGSSGTAKGVMLSHHNVISNIESFTSVFNIYPADKLLGMLPFFHSFGFTCLVWLPAIKAAPVVYVANPFDAGEVGRYTRDYKATVLITLPTFLLNYSRRIPADDFKSLRYTVGGAEKLKKTVSDVFEKKFGSRPFEGYGATELSPVATLNLPHTKETGDSQQCSKEGTIGRLIPGLAVKFTDIETGGRLGFGEAGVMHIKGPSVMKGYLNRSEETKEVLDDGWYNTGDVGKIDEDGFITLTDRLSRFSKIGGEMLPHVVIEDMLNESIGENVSSVAVTSVPDDRKGEQLVVFYERGEVMPDSLKKILNQSQIPNLWKPHSDNYFAVETIPRLGSGKVDLLKLRRMALEKVEDLRS from the coding sequence ATGTTTGAAAAACTTTATAAACCGATTTTTTCCCGTCTTATCCTGCTACTGGTCCGCGTCTTTTACAGAGTGCGGCGGGGCGGTGAGACGGGTTTTTCTTCTGCGCGAGGTCGGTTGATAATAATAAACCATGTTTCGATCATTGATTTTTTGTTTGTCGCGGCCTGCTGCCGGGAGCCTGTTTATTTCGCAGCGAGTGAAAGTATCAGGGACCACTTTTTGAGCCGTCTGCTGAGCAGGTTTTTCCTTTTTGTGCCCGGCGTACTCGGCGAAGAAGAAATCAGCGAATCGGCGGCCGGAGAAATTCGCTCACTGCTCAAACAGAACAGAACAGTTTGTGTTTTTGCCGAGGGCTCAATAACGGCTATGGGTTCCCTGCGACGGTTCAATCCAGATATAATTGAACTGCTTGACGGGACTTGTTCTGTAATTGTTCCGGCGAATATCGGCGGCATCTGGGGCAGTATGTTCAGCCACCGGAGAGGCTCGCCGGGTATCAAAATGCCGCGAGGGTTAAGGCGAAAAGTCAGTGTGTTTTTCGGCCCGGAGCTGCCGGCTGATGCGCCGTTGTCTCTTATCAGACAAAAGGTAATGGAGCTTTCATGCCTGTATTGGGACGAGAAGAAACAGTGCCGGCGGCCGCTGGGAGAGATGTTTGTCCGTTCGGCAAGACACCGCCGGCGTTCGTTTGCCATGGTTGATACTACCGGCAAAGAGCTTAACTGGGGGCGGGTGCTTACGGCTTCGATACTTCTGGGCGACAAAATCGAATCAATGACAAAAGAGCAGGATAAGATTGCAATATTCATGCCTACAAGTATCGGCGGGGCTCTGGCGAATCTTGCCGTTTCATTACAGGGCAAAGTGCCGGTAAACCTTAATTATACAGCATCGTACCACGCCCGGCAGGTAGCAATAGAGGAATGCGGGATAAAAACAATCCTGACATCAAAATTGTTCATAAGAAAACTCGGCGATAATTTCCAGCCTCATGACGGAATGGTTTTTCTTGAAGATATAATGGCTTCGATCAGTGTCGTTGATAAATTGAAGGCCCTCTTAAAATCATATTTCAAGCCGGCGAGAAGTTTTGGCGGCTGGGGCAGTGATTTCAGCGGCGATGCAACCGCCGCGGTTATATATTCCTCCGGCAGCAGCGGTACCGCAAAGGGTGTTATGCTGTCTCACCACAACGTTATATCTAACATCGAATCTTTTACATCTGTTTTTAACATTTATCCTGCTGACAAACTGCTGGGAATGCTGCCGTTTTTCCATTCGTTTGGCTTTACCTGCCTCGTCTGGCTGCCGGCGATCAAGGCAGCTCCGGTTGTGTATGTCGCAAATCCCTTTGATGCCGGCGAAGTGGGCAGATACACCCGCGATTACAAGGCAACCGTGCTGATAACCCTGCCGACGTTCCTGCTGAATTATTCACGGAGAATACCGGCCGACGATTTCAAATCTCTGCGTTATACCGTAGGAGGGGCAGAGAAACTGAAAAAAACCGTATCAGATGTCTTTGAGAAGAAATTCGGTTCGCGTCCATTTGAAGGCTACGGCGCAACAGAGCTTTCACCCGTGGCGACCCTGAATCTGCCGCATACAAAAGAGACCGGAGATTCGCAGCAATGCAGCAAAGAGGGTACGATCGGCCGCCTGATTCCGGGGCTTGCGGTGAAGTTTACCGACATTGAAACAGGCGGCCGGCTCGGTTTCGGTGAGGCGGGGGTAATGCATATCAAGGGCCCCAGCGTAATGAAGGGTTATCTGAACAGGTCTGAGGAGACAAAAGAGGTGCTGGATGACGGGTGGTATAACACCGGCGATGTGGGAAAGATAGACGAAGACGGTTTTATCACGCTTACTGACAGGCTTTCCAGATTCAGCAAAATCGGCGGCGAGATGTTGCCGCACGTCGTTATAGAGGATATGTTAAATGAGTCTATAGGAGAGAACGTAAGCTCTGTGGCGGTTACAAGCGTACCAGACGATAGAAAAGGTGAGCAGCTGGTGGTATTCTATGAGCGGGGCGAGGTTATGCCGGATAGCTTGAAGAAGATTTTGAATCAGTCGCAGATTCCTAATCTGTGGAAGCCGCATTCTGACAATTATTTCGCAGTAGAAACTATTCCCCGCTTAGGCTCGGGTAAGGTTGATTTGCTCAAACTGCGGCGAATGGCACTTGAGAAAGTTGAGGATCTCCGTTCTTAG
- a CDS encoding DUF5677 domain-containing protein translates to MRKPEQQLELLELDAELIKKWYLETRKLIEDTVCPDGQADMVCAAALAVGGNYSKSVIELLRLGHQLPAKALLRILCELTAKLAWVIVAPRSKKKNKKEEFEKKLNQWHRATLHKRINILEEFRSIVPEEQRDYLEKAIVNAKAQFKRLHGPRMPKTIEIFSKLSPKWRKGMYPRGFLQFNDAVHIDLGSLAHRFSTEGEVANVDPDSNDDVSELSGYCLCFIYQIIYIVRSHFGMDTEQMAAEFHDNGRDIFSPQETDKLKNIG, encoded by the coding sequence ATGAGAAAACCTGAACAGCAGCTTGAACTGCTCGAACTTGACGCGGAACTGATAAAAAAATGGTACCTCGAAACACGAAAACTCATAGAAGATACTGTATGCCCCGATGGGCAGGCCGACATGGTTTGCGCTGCGGCGCTGGCGGTGGGGGGCAATTACAGTAAATCGGTGATTGAACTTCTTCGCCTGGGGCATCAGCTGCCAGCAAAGGCACTGCTGCGGATTCTGTGTGAGCTTACTGCGAAACTCGCCTGGGTCATCGTTGCCCCCAGGTCCAAGAAGAAAAATAAAAAGGAGGAGTTTGAAAAGAAGCTCAACCAGTGGCACAGGGCAACACTTCACAAGAGGATAAACATTCTCGAAGAGTTCAGAAGTATTGTACCTGAAGAACAGCGGGATTATCTGGAAAAAGCGATAGTAAACGCCAAGGCCCAGTTCAAGAGACTGCACGGGCCGAGAATGCCTAAGACGATAGAGATATTTTCCAAACTTTCGCCAAAATGGAGAAAAGGGATGTACCCGCGAGGCTTTTTGCAGTTTAATGACGCTGTTCATATTGATTTGGGCAGTCTGGCGCATCGGTTCAGCACCGAAGGCGAGGTCGCCAATGTCGATCCGGACAGCAATGACGATGTCTCTGAGCTGAGCGGCTACTGTTTATGTTTTATTTATCAGATTATTTACATTGTTCGGAGCCATTTTGGTATGGATACAGAGCAAATGGCGGCAGAGTTTCATGATAACGGGCGAGATATTTTCAGCCCGCAGGAAACAGATAAATTAAAGAATATAGGATAG
- a CDS encoding DHH family phosphoesterase, with the protein MANVDDFAQALELIETSKKAAVTTHVRPDGDACGSLKAICTFIESCEKQAQPFFLSPIRKWHEFLFEDAPVLGRDFDIDDLACGKGRFEGVDLIVICDTNSYTQLPGLAEFLQNTDIPIIVFDHHITNSNIGTVNVIDRGSSSAAEIVYDFVIFAGMKILPGLATALFLGIASDSGWFRFTGGKGDVYRRAGSLIDLGANPRLVYSTIYESLTPGRLKLQKVVIDNIELFCGDRLAISMVSQKDFEQYGCRSNETEGLIDIPRQLASVIVTALFIEMENGTYRCSIRSKRGVKVRILAQELGGGGHDMAAGIRFETDFQTAKNQIVEKVEKLFHDYEQRNSD; encoded by the coding sequence ATGGCTAATGTTGACGATTTTGCACAGGCACTGGAATTGATAGAGACCTCAAAAAAGGCCGCCGTAACAACGCATGTCCGGCCCGACGGCGACGCGTGCGGCAGTCTCAAGGCGATATGCACATTTATTGAATCATGCGAGAAACAGGCACAGCCGTTTTTCCTGTCACCAATACGTAAATGGCACGAGTTTCTCTTTGAAGATGCTCCCGTTCTCGGGCGTGATTTTGATATAGATGATTTGGCTTGCGGCAAAGGGCGGTTTGAAGGTGTCGATCTTATAGTCATCTGTGATACAAACAGCTATACCCAGCTGCCCGGACTTGCGGAGTTTCTCCAGAACACCGATATCCCGATAATCGTCTTTGATCATCATATAACAAACTCCAACATCGGCACTGTCAACGTAATAGACCGCGGCTCATCCTCTGCTGCGGAGATAGTGTATGACTTTGTTATATTCGCCGGCATGAAAATACTTCCCGGTCTGGCAACAGCCCTGTTTCTCGGAATCGCTTCGGACAGCGGCTGGTTCCGCTTTACCGGCGGCAAAGGGGACGTGTACCGCAGAGCCGGCTCTCTAATTGACCTGGGCGCAAATCCAAGGCTGGTTTACAGTACCATATACGAAAGCCTCACGCCCGGCCGGCTGAAACTCCAGAAAGTTGTGATTGACAACATTGAGCTCTTTTGCGGTGACAGGCTGGCGATTTCAATGGTCAGTCAAAAGGATTTTGAGCAGTACGGATGCCGCTCAAATGAAACAGAAGGGCTTATAGATATTCCCAGACAGCTTGCATCAGTGATAGTTACCGCGCTTTTTATTGAGATGGAGAACGGCACATACCGCTGCTCAATCAGAAGCAAACGCGGGGTTAAGGTCAGAATCCTGGCGCAGGAGCTCGGCGGCGGCGGACATGACATGGCGGCGGGAATCCGCTTTGAGACTGATTTTCAAACCGCGAAAAATCAGATTGTTGAGAAAGTTGAAAAACTTTTCCACGATTATGAACAAAGGAATTCAGATTAG
- the pyrF gene encoding orotidine-5'-phosphate decarboxylase: MTKHFCDRLCESVKAKNSPLAVGLDPVFSRLPEDIRSKGSQTDEDFVIDAVFQFGCEVIKAVAQHVPAIKLNIAFFERYGYEGIECFHSLVTEAKEQQLEVIGDVKRGDIGHTCLAYADAYLSEHTFRTLGLKPSDAITINGFAGSEGIEPFAERAGENGKGVFVWVRASNSSAARLQDAVTADGQMFYEILADITAEIASMPKYIGESGYSCVGMVVGGTSPEHTTKLREKYPNIWFLVPGFGSQGGEAVDCVRFCKPDGTGALINSSRGIIYAYEEHKYKSAFADDWRKCIEQAAIDANKVLKDSFDKIYK; encoded by the coding sequence ATGACAAAACATTTCTGTGACAGGCTTTGCGAAAGCGTCAAAGCGAAAAACAGCCCGCTGGCAGTAGGGCTTGACCCTGTATTTTCACGGCTTCCAGAGGACATACGTTCCAAAGGCAGCCAGACTGATGAGGATTTTGTTATTGATGCGGTCTTTCAATTCGGTTGTGAAGTAATAAAAGCCGTCGCTCAGCATGTGCCGGCAATAAAGCTGAATATAGCGTTTTTTGAACGTTACGGTTATGAGGGTATTGAGTGTTTTCACTCGCTCGTTACCGAAGCCAAGGAACAGCAGCTCGAGGTTATCGGCGATGTTAAACGCGGCGATATCGGCCATACATGCCTGGCCTACGCCGATGCGTATCTCTCCGAGCACACTTTCAGGACGCTGGGACTCAAACCGTCCGATGCGATAACGATTAACGGTTTTGCCGGCAGTGAAGGCATTGAACCGTTCGCCGAGAGAGCCGGAGAAAACGGTAAGGGCGTTTTTGTCTGGGTCAGGGCAAGCAATTCCAGCGCCGCCAGGCTGCAGGATGCTGTAACTGCCGATGGACAAATGTTCTATGAGATTCTCGCGGACATAACGGCAGAAATAGCCTCAATGCCCAAATATATCGGTGAGAGCGGATACAGCTGTGTCGGAATGGTTGTCGGCGGCACATCGCCGGAACACACCACAAAGCTGCGAGAAAAATATCCCAATATCTGGTTCCTCGTTCCCGGCTTCGGCTCACAGGGCGGAGAGGCGGTTGACTGCGTTAGATTCTGCAAGCCCGACGGCACAGGAGCATTGATAAACTCTTCACGCGGAATTATTTACGCCTACGAAGAACACAAATACAAATCGGCCTTTGCCGACGACTGGCGCAAATGTATAGAACAGGCCGCGATTGACGCCAATAAAGTGCTCAAAGACTCGTTTGATAAGATTTATAAATAA